The genomic DNA ACATTTTACTGTAAAAGTggccaaaacgtacttttgacaaaagcttataaatgaagcttttgtctaaaagaaaaactctatttcttaaacgcaatctcaaacattcTCTTAGTCTTTGTGAAATGTTCCTTCTGATTACAAACTATGGAGGCATTCTTATCTCAACACATCTTGGTATCCCCCTATACGGTGACTCAGTTCACACTTCAGAGCAAGATCTATAATACCTTTCTTATTGCATCCATCTCATTTAATAGGACTTGACTGAATTGGCCTTCACCGACACCATCTCTGCCaagtaaaacaaaatgatataatacaaataataattttttcatgattgaaaacaaattttacctgTAGTATATAATCCTGTGGGGTCTATGATTAGTTGATCTTCTGAATGCAATAAGTAGTTCCCTGAAAAGAGGCCATGGATAATGGGGtgagacacaaaaaaaaaacattcaactACAACAATAAAGTAGTATGCATGTCAACTTCCAACCTAATCATTCCTTCATGAACTAAGCCCTTTTCAGGATCCTGAATTGATTGATAGAGATCTTGGATAATTTCGACACGAGAAGGCTGTGCAGAGAAAACTCCTCTGTACATGGTGACCTCAGGCCAATCCATGAAAGCCACTACCTGTGTCAATCAATTGAACCATTCAATACAACTAAGTTATTAAGGGGCAAGAAAACTACAAAACATACCGCTGCTATTGAAGGAGAAGAGACATTTGTTGGCTGGGGATGGATCACATCCGCACCCAATATAATTGTAGGGCGATCAGTCACAAGAGGAATATTTCTTTGAATAGCATCATTTAACACAGTGTTACGTCCCCCAACCtgtaaagattttaattttcagTTCAAAAATTGAAACCCTAAGAATTTTACAAGAGACAATGATCAAGAATCAAATGGAACAGACCTTCACATTGATTTTGAGGGCCACATTTTCCAGATATTGCATATTAAGCTTTGATGCTTGATGGGGCTGACAACACTGAGAAATGATTCCAAGTTCTGTTTCACATACTCGTTTAATTTTTCCTGTGGAAAGCAAGTACTCTTTTGAGCAAAATAAAATGGTTCTTTCACTGTTAAACtaccacttattttaaaagcttaaattaataagaagagttaaatttaattatttaatcaatattcattATTCTAACACTCCCGCTCATGTGTGGACACAAATGAgatgtttaatttaaatgggggtgaatGACTGAGACAAGATTCAAATTCAAGACATTTTGGTCCTTTACCATGTTAAAACACCACTTCATGTAGGcacaaactcccttttaatagctAAGGCCTAACATGTGaaatgtttaatttaaatgggggggTCAATGACTTTTGAATTCATGACATTTGGTTccaataccatgttaaatcaccacttgttctaaaagcttaagctgataggaagaagtaaatttaatcacttcattattactttaacatttttcatcaCGCGTGaactcaaactcccttttaatagatGATGAccaacatgtggaatatttaattaaaatgaaagataaatgcATGCTAGGGAATGTTAGATCCCaagacctttggctttgataccatattaagctaccacttatcctaaaattttaagatgataggatgaagtaaatttaatcatttaatcaatattcattATTCTAATAATCACGAAATCTGAATACCAATTAAATTACTCACCATACAACCCAATGAAGTCAggcaaaataattattaatagcTGAAGTTGTTTTCCTTCTTGTccaatttctttcaacttagcCACACACTGCTTGTGAATATCCTTGAGAGGCATCTCAACTTGAATAGAATAAGCTGAACGTATGGGAATCAAAGGTTTTGGGTTGAAAACCTGGCAAGATATTCAAAAGCATCCACAAAGTCAATTATTTAGATTCACAGTAGAATTTGCACGTCATGCGCGCAATCAAAAGTAATCATTTAATCATGAAGTCGTACCATTCCTTTCCTATTGCACATGTTGATCAATTGGTCACAAAATTCAAATGGCAAATCTATCTTCACTCGTTTAGAGAAGTTCACACATGTCCAAAATTCAACTCGACCGCCGTTGATCATTCTCTACAATATCAGCATCACAAACGTTAGTCTAGCTTATAATATGTTCATGATTCCAGCACATGTCCTGTGCTTGTTTATCATTTTCAATAACCATTCCCTTTTAAGTCTTAGGGAGCACTTTTGATGCAACAAATTCACCTTCCAAAGTAGTTGTAATGTTATTTACTGGTTGCCAGTAGATAGGTGAAAAGAAACAAGCATACTTTGCTAGAACCAAGCAACCAACGACAAAATTAAACTATGATGTAACCTTGTTTATCATATTCCACTGTCCCATTCTAGGTTGTTCCCATTGTTCTCTCCCTGTATTATGATATAAAAGCTGCAAAAGTGAAAGTGAGATTAAATTTGAGTGTAAGATTATCTAAATAGCTCAAACAAACACAGACCGAAAATTACCATTGGAGATGGCAAAACTCGAGCATCAACCAATGAATGTTCATCCCTTACTTGAATTCCGAACTCTGTATTTATGAGCGAACTgccattgaaattttttttcctaaccaTCTTGTACAAAAGAGAACAATCTATCACGATGTTATTGACATAAGCAACTCTCCATTCAATTTATTTCTAGGAAACCATATTGGTTAAATTTATGGACTCATACAAACTAGATAAAGACAATTTATCACCAAATTAACAGCATCAAGCTACCTCCTTGATACTATTTTCCCTTTCTTGAGGCCGTTGACAATTTGCTCTTAATAGATTAATTACTTGTCTTTCATTTAATCTCTTGGAGTATCTCTGTCCAGCAACAATCTTACAAAGCTGTAACACAAAGAAAATCCTTCATAAACAAATATGAAAGATAGACccaaaataaagggaaaaaaaattatctacaGCAATGAGACAACCTCCATTGGCAAATAAATAGGTTTTCCATCACTCCCAGCTTGAAGGGCAGGCAGATTCACGTTCTGAAGCACAATATTATATTTCTCACAAAAATATTGAGcaagtgactttttttttttcttgtcgtCAAGAGTAAACCTATAGGAACAAAAATCGGACAATAATCACCAGAATAAAAAAGCTCACAGCAGAAAGAAATGCAAAGAATAGAGATAGAGACAGTAACAATCCATGATGGTAAGTGATATACTTATGGGGCAGGGAGAGAAACGAATCGTAGTGACTCACGTTAACTCGCTAGTTGGTTGTGTTGTTACCCCAGTGATTTTGTAACTGTTGAAATACTTCCTATGAGTAACCTCTATTTGGACTCCTCTCAGTACTTTTTTAATCTGGGAATCAAGATGAAAATAGTTTTACTCCATAAACTtaagaaaaagagtaaaaagttgaaaagaaaaaaaaaaaaaaaaaaagaagaagaagaagaaaagaaataactaaTCCATGCATCAACAAACAATTGTAAGCAAAAACTTTCTCAAGTAAATAgcaggaaagaaaaacaaagataatATATGTAGTGCATGAGAAGGGACACCATCCTGCCAATGattttaaaaggaaacaaagatgCAAGTTCTTTGCATCTTTCATTCAAAGTCATGGTTAAATCATAGAGCACCAAATCTTATATTAGCAAAAGTAACCTTCAGACGATCTTGGTCAGACAGATGGcttgaaaaattgaaattaaaatgttttgcaAGAAACTCTGTCACAAGAATTGGTTCATAGAAAGGCTTAGCTGACACATCTGCAACATGAGAATCAAATGTCAAAAACAAGGTAATGTCAGTGCAATTCTTATTGAAACAAGTTGCTCTACATGAATCCCAAAAGGAGGAGAGGAGGGAAGCAATACCAATACTAAGGGAAAGTCCCATTTGGGTTGGGCGAAGACTCTGATAATACCCTCTCCAGTAATCTATACCACTACCCAGCTCACCCTCTTGACCCAACTGAGGATGGAAAAATGACCTCCCCACAACATTATACCTATAATCGAACTTTCACCAAGttaatatatttcatacaaCCAATATTGGACACAATtctaagaggaaaaaaaatagattaCATCTCTGATGATGCCGCTTGAAGAACCACACTAAGAACTTGTAAGGTTTCCATTGGAGCATCTACTTGGCTACCGCTCAAAAACTGTCGAAGATGGTGAATGTCAGC from Corylus avellana chromosome ca6, CavTom2PMs-1.0 includes the following:
- the LOC132184231 gene encoding protein argonaute 5-like, which produces MSMDFVINLIENDDHRASSSGSMRKECPFIVTIKFASKADIHHLRQFLSGSQVDAPMETLQVLSVVLQAASSEMYNVVGRSFFHPQLGQEGELGSGIDYWRGYYQSLRPTQMGLSLSIDVSAKPFYEPILVTEFLAKHFNFNFSSHLSDQDRLKIKKVLRGVQIEVTHRKYFNSYKITGVTTQPTSELTFTLDDKKKKKSLAQYFCEKYNIVLQNVNLPALQAGSDGKPIYLPMELCKIVAGQRYSKRLNERQVINLLRANCQRPQERENSIKEMVRKKNFNGSSLINTEFGIQVRDEHSLVDARVLPSPMLLYHNTGREQWEQPRMGQWNMINKRMINGGRVEFWTCVNFSKRVKIDLPFEFCDQLINMCNRKGMVFNPKPLIPIRSAYSIQVEMPLKDIHKQCVAKLKEIGQEGKQLQLLIIILPDFIGLYGKIKRVCETELGIISQCCQPHQASKLNMQYLENVALKINVKVGGRNTVLNDAIQRNIPLVTDRPTIILGADVIHPQPTNVSSPSIAAVVAFMDWPEVTMYRGVFSAQPSRVEIIQDLYQSIQDPEKGLVHEGMIRELLIAFRRSTNHRPHRIIYYRDGVGEGQFSQVLLNEMDAIRKACLSLEDGYLPLVTFVVVEKRHHTRFFPTNHTNRDQTHQSGNILPGTVVDTQICHPTGFDFYLNSHVGTQGTSRPAYYRVLYDENKFSADSLQMLTNNLCYTYARCTRSVSIVPPVYYAHLAAVRAQYYIKGEALDSGSTSRTLPLIKDNVKDVMFYC